The region ACTGtcataatgtcgattacggtcgtagcacacgctgtgcgacagatgcaacgCATCGAGGACAGATGCATTATGGGCGCaagcacgtgtgcggaagtgcagcatccATTCTCATTTTcttaggccctccgccaagcgcaagtgcgttattgaaataattgtctggttaacctccctgcctttcctctctcgcttgctttCTCTTTTGAACTagttgaatttctcgaagtaaattgcgccagaaaattcgtaaagtacgacttacacacaacctggagacgtgatagcttcggattgtgaTTCGAATGTACGagacatagagtttctcactgtaACACCTAGAGGCTAAACTGGCTCCACCATCTATGCGAGTTCCTTAAAGGGcaccgtgccctcatgggaatgacgggatatgtgtctgcgaggcttgttgcctggtgttgaacgaggcttcgtctaaaacgtggatatggctacacaaataatgcgttcttaaagtaaaatctacataaaaggctttcattcatccatattacatctctcaataaagttcactcacctgcaatgcagaatcaagcaatgaaaagcaagaacagacgccAAGTTGTTCCAGAGCGAGCGATAAtgttgtcgtctgccctccaactttagcggccagctggtAATTTTTACGTTTCAtttaattgtgcatccaatagcaagtcctcaaaattaaagaaaacatgtttttgtgtaataataaagctaaagcagctttttacgtgctgttttagcaggaaatgaatcattgtgacagacagaacggtgctagccaggcgcgtcttcaaggcgttctggcactccgagaacgatgccaatccgaattcacaatataccggcattcccatggataccacagcgcagcagcgccagttttccctctaggtacgAGAATAACAACATTGTCACGTGATGATATCGGCTGATGACGTTTTCCGATGCTGTCATTACGTCAATCAATGACatcttcgtcaagtgatgatgtcccTTGATGAGCCTCTTGGAGAAACTGCACACTGCGCGCTTCCCgtttctttgcactgtctccgggatcggcccacattttttaatgagcaccgcgcacgcggacacgaaaaatcccggACAGCTAGAGGTTAacggcttcgctgcaaaaaaaaaaaaaaaaaaaatcgcgtacGAGGTATACCTGGCATAGTACGACGTTCGACAACCCCCGCTTGCACGCCCCCCTCACCTCGTTAAATGTGAGACTATCCCACTATATCCAAAAAAAATCCAGGGTAGGTAACTGGCCCTTACTGACGTCGTTGACACGATCAAACAAAGTTTGAGTTGTGGATCGCTCAGGAAAGAGATTACTCAATAAATCATTACTGTATTATTTTTAACTAACATTTTCTTATTTTTCGGTATTCCAGAAAAGAACATGAGCATTTTTGCGCTGAAATGGTGTATATGGACCTTGTAGAGTCATAGCTTGAAGTTAGTCTTTATAGCTTCCCATAACGCATCACTCTATTATCAGAACCAACTGCCGTAGTTGCGCAATCCCCCATGACCCAAACCTCGACATCATCGCCAAGCAAACGAATCTGAATGAAATTTCATGCGCCTTACACTGGACGCCGGTAAGGTTGATTTGCCCAGAAGCCAGGCGGCCGAAGCTGCATGCGCTGGTAGACTGCACCGACCCCATGACGTGCACGGTACGGAGACGACGCCGGACGCCTGGACTCCTCGTAGCGGTACTGAGTGGCCGACGCGTCGCGCGCCACTCCAGCGATGACGGGCGCCGCAGCCTGGGTGGGCGGATCCTCGGGAGCCGGTTCAGATTCCACTTCGACAACTTCTCTGACGACTGTCTCGATGAAGTCATTCTGAGGTCGCGGGTCCCTATCGACGTCCTTTAGACGGCGTACGGTCTTCACGGTCTTCTTCAGGGCTCCGCTTGCTGCGTTCTTTTTAGACGACAGTTCGACAACTGCGCCCGCTGCTTTGGCACCGTCAGGCTGCTTTTCGAGCGTGGCTTGTATCCCTTCTTTTTCCGCAGGACCGATCACTTCCGTGATGGTCCCTTCGACGCTGTCGGAAGTGTCGGTGTTCTTTCTCTGCTTGTGGCGATCCTTCGGGCGGCGCGTTGTGCCCACAGTTTTCTTAACGGCTCCAGCGCTGGTGACGTTGCCGGCCCCCGATGTCGAAGCCTTGCTTCCACCAGCATCATTTCGATCGTCTGCGGCCTCCTGTGCTTCTTCTGTTGTGGTCTCCTCGATGAGCTGCTTAAAACGCGGGGCCCTGCTTCTGTCGGTGTCCTGAAGAcgtcgcgtcgtcgtcgtcgtcgtcgtcgtcctcaccGTCTTCTTGACTCCACGCGAGGGTTTTTGAACCTGTGTCACCACGGGGGGAGCGGCGATCACAGCGCCATATTTGCCAATTTGTAAAGGCTGCATCGCTCCGTAGGAGCTTGGGGGAGCGTTGCTGTCGCAGAGACTGCATGATGACGGCGAGAGCAGGACGTGTATGGGCGTGATTGGCGGTGCCTCTTGCCCTTCTGGGTTCGTCTGCACAGCTTTGTTCCCTCTGGAAGGGCCACGTTTCTTACGCGGCTTTTTGCCCTCGTTGCTTTTTGCGGTGACCTTGTTAAAGCTTATGGACGACCTCTTGTCTATCGCCTTGGGCGCCTTCGCGTCCGCTTCACCATTCACCGCTGCATGCGTCTTCTCCTCGTTATGTACCTCTGCTGCTGGCGAGGACGGCCCGGGGGAAGTTATCTCTTTGTCTTTTGGCCCACCTTTGTATTTTTCCTTCGTGGCGCTTTCCTGCGAGGGTGgcttttgcttctttctttccgCCTTGTTTTCGGTATGTGCTGTCTCAAAAAGTGTACTT is a window of Dermacentor silvarum isolate Dsil-2018 chromosome 4, BIME_Dsil_1.4, whole genome shotgun sequence DNA encoding:
- the LOC119448947 gene encoding uncharacterized protein LOC119448947 — translated: MKSREGKRSSSHKRHSKNPLLASHSKASASPKASKGPSAVQSSDAAPKAGVRAHGTKKPPRVASYSKASGSTKSSKGPSVVQSSDAASKADKREDGTGKPPLVAEPSALRLTSGADVEKGGATASDVKTDRADEAPINRVPSEQAWPKEPIDDRSIAIAEDADDSHFDSAESTLFETAHTENKAERKKQKPPSQESATKEKYKGGPKDKEITSPGPSSPAAEVHNEEKTHAAVNGEADAKAPKAIDKRSSISFNKVTAKSNEGKKPRKKRGPSRGNKAVQTNPEGQEAPPITPIHVLLSPSSCSLCDSNAPPSSYGAMQPLQIGKYGAVIAAPPVVTQVQKPSRGVKKTVRTTTTTTTTRRLQDTDRSRAPRFKQLIEETTTEEAQEAADDRNDAGGSKASTSGAGNVTSAGAVKKTVGTTRRPKDRHKQRKNTDTSDSVEGTITEVIGPAEKEGIQATLEKQPDGAKAAGAVVELSSKKNAASGALKKTVKTVRRLKDVDRDPRPQNDFIETVVREVVEVESEPAPEDPPTQAAAPVIAGVARDASATQYRYEESRRPASSPYRARHGVGAVYQRMQLRPPGFWANQPYRRPVAPYYRPCRHRAVQHIPGCRLAAFSRRAVSCWGPHNFCGGHHGPSCQRPPTAAPMVAHATSSSCPGLAGVRLQPHYHDHSQALVSANTGCGASPSVRNSARVPSLGNAIDVSEGTYDVFYDREPDLAAASPSGVRHDDRRRPTEFIWETPPRQEFVYYSCVNVAVAPTAPAANGQFGRPTDNDVNSDANGHNRDRVDARAARAATELSMAAGPQVTRMSPEETLFPLCP